The window ATATTATTAACTGTTtaatatttgatttaaaatttagcTCGCGTTGTTGTACGAGTGCCTTCAAATACAGCTGTTGTCGAGGGTGAGAAGATGTCGGTTACCTGCTCTGTTGTGGGCACAGAGCCACAATTGATATGGACTTACCGTAAGTTGTAACAACTGAATCGAAATGAGAATAACATTATCTCATCGAATATTTTATAGGTAACCTAACGCTGAGAAACAGCACAGGTCGCTATATCCTGTCACCTAATGATAATGTTGAGAACGCGATATTGACGTTGGAGAATGTGACATTGGATGATAAGGGTGATTACAAATGCTATGGAAGCAATGCGGCCAATGATTATAGTGTGAACAGCACTGTTGCCAGCGATTTTACAACCGTGCGTGTGAAGGGTAAGTTTGTGACGTCATTTTAGACACTATGCAACCGAAAACTAAAGCCTAATTTGATAAACGTTCTTAGCTAATAAATAGCAGCTGTTTAAAGCAAAAGTTGGAGCATTCAGAAATTAGACAAAACTAGCTTGCTTAGTAATTTTCTTAGAATTGTTAGTTTAAAACTCTTTAGTAGAAGTTGTCAAAGGCCTTTACGACTAGAGAAGTCCTgatattttgttatatttcCACGGGAATAAGAAATCAATACACCTGGCCCTAACTGGGTCCATTATGAAAGTGCTAGCTTCTTTCTTTTACCACGCCCCAAACCTCACGATTTACCAAATTCAATGTTTCGATTTTTGTTGGAATACATTTTCAAATAGTTAACATTTTGCGTTCTATATTCCTTAATCCTTCGTAAGGCAATGGACCCAGCGTGTACTCCATGAAAATATGCTAACATTTGCTCATTAAGTTAAAGGTGAATGATTTAACGATCAGACAATCGAAGATTTGTTCAAAAATCTATGGTCTATTCATCGGCTCATTACAATAAAGCGAATAATTCAAAATCATAAGGAACATTTAGAATTAATCACTATTATAAACGGCTTTAATCACTCTACTGTGTTAAGTCAGAGAAAGTTAACTgctgaaaagttttttttaacacTTGTGCAAGTCCTGAATCTTAATCTCTTTCCTTGCAGTATAAAACTCATGTCTAGTTTGACATGGATTCGCTTAACAGGGTATTGTTTAGGAACATTAAACCCCGTGTTTATATAAAGGCAGTAATCGATAAATTAAATTGTCTTCGGTTAAATAAATCATCGAATGCATTTTCCGATAAGAAACCTATACATTTTTcaacaaaatgttaaaaagtaatggtaaaatattataaatctGTCTAAGTTCTAAATaatgtaaaacaaatatatatagagaatattatgcaaaatattatttatagaaTATTATTCAAAATACCTATATAGGTTATGGGACAGAAATTAACTTTAGGATGTGAGGTCAGTGcgaattgtaaaaaaaatggaattggaaaaaaTATTTGGTTATCGTTTTGTCGGGtcttaaaataaatttctttctGAATCCTCCCTCCCTAAACAAGTCTCGACTATGTTTTGAATGTTTTTGGACTTTATCAGTGGCTTCAGTTGCTAAAATCATGTTGCACAGTGTTTATCATAagaaaattgatatatattaATCCTTgaacttttaattttatagGCAAATTTGCCGCCTTGTGGCCTTTCCTGGGCATCTGCGCTGAGGTGCTGATTCTCTGCGTGATTATTCTCATATACGAGAAGCGACGCAATAAGAGTGAACTGGAGGAGAGTGATACTGATCCTCAAGAACAGTAAGTTTTGTcttcaacaacagcaacaacaacaagaacaacaacaacacgaccAAGAATCAACTCTCCcccccacaaaaaaaaagtaaaaaaaaaaacatcaacaCAACTCCAAAAACACAACAAAGAATTAGAATGAAcatccaacaacaacaacagcaataataTGTAAAGCAGTCACGCCTGAACAACAACAcgtaaaaattaaaaaacccaaaaaacataaaaattaaaaccaaaacgcagcagaagaaataaaaaattgcaaattttagttttacaCTGCAAATTAAAGACGTTTGAAACTGCATGGAGAATGCGGAAACAAACACAAACCATACACACGTACttattacacacacacatacatacacacacacacacacacacacacacacacacacacacacacacacacacacacacacacacacacacacacacaaacacacagacatgGACGGACAAACACAGACATCAGAGCCAACAACAATTAGTGAAATTCTTCTTAGttaacaatttaattaaatcaaaaaagaataggaaaactcaaaaaaaaaaaaaaaaaaaaacgcaaacaaaaaaggcacatattaaatattaaaacattattttctgTTATTAATTAACTATTAACTCCTTCATAAGGGCCAGTTTTGCTTAGcgacataaaaaaaacaatgacatcagttaaatatatatatataaagtgtgattaattaaatttcaattttaaatttgaagaaaatacacagcaaattggcaaaaattctttaaacagtttatatattttatattctttatTTTGTGCTATACGAAAATCCCTTAAATCTGCTATATAGAAATTGAccgaaacacacacacacatacaccaaCACACATacgcaaacacacaaacaaacaaacaaaaccttCTAAACACTTATATAGTTTTGTAGCTATTACATTATATAccttacatatataatttttgtaaacaaaaaaagaaaagaaaaaaccacaacaacaacaaacaaattattgCCTTATATTTCTTAtatgattattttaattttttttattgctgtgCTTATATTTGTTGCTTACAcaaaatatatctatatatatatttatatatatacatttatgtatatgtatcgatatatatatttatattttcgtttttggtcCAAGTCTTCTCCAGTCCAATATATAATAactataattaaaaaaaaaaaaaaaataaataaataaaaacaaagaaacacaaaaattaaaattaaaaaaaaaatgttatgaaatttgttttaagtaCTTATTGTTTAATTATTATGAATAATTTAAAGGCGCTAGCAACgtgaaacaacaacaaaacacacacacacacaaaacgtTTATCGTTACTTATTATTGTATATTATAAATGACTAAATAAGcttaaaacaacaaatttttttggcaataaaaacaataaaaacacaaaacacacacacagacacaaacacacatacatacacacaagtAGTAAACTTTAGCTTTTTCATACACTTTTTGCATTGCAGATAATTTTCCCCTTTTTTGTACTTGAGTGAAACGAagaaacataaataaatttattatacctacacatatatattaattagtaatactataatatatatatatataaaaatatctaTAATTCTATACACAAagtatttcttttcttctttttgcgCACTTAAAAGAattgttttataattatttttcgtTTATATCTTTTGTTGCCTTCTTCTTGTAACGCTTCTCGCT is drawn from Drosophila willistoni isolate 14030-0811.24 chromosome 2R unlocalized genomic scaffold, UCI_dwil_1.1 Seg167, whole genome shotgun sequence and contains these coding sequences:
- the LOC6642839 gene encoding neuroplastin codes for the protein MEAKFLASALSFLSIFLAIYAQSFEPELVPNYDNVEHQMKFYTIKSPLVLSCNVKNMEPSGPLVWKKNHTSVMDVASLRGRFRLIEAEQKFIIDKAEPQDDGLYSCEINNLSKEIKVLARVVVRVPSNTAVVEGEKMSVTCSVVGTEPQLIWTYRNLTLRNSTGRYILSPNDNVENAILTLENVTLDDKGDYKCYGSNAANDYSVNSTVASDFTTVRVKGKFAALWPFLGICAEVLILCVIILIYEKRRNKSELEESDTDPQEQ